A single region of the Poecile atricapillus isolate bPoeAtr1 chromosome 25, bPoeAtr1.hap1, whole genome shotgun sequence genome encodes:
- the IFT46 gene encoding intraflagellar transport protein 46 homolog isoform X2 → MATGMAAAARREAGRAEPRPVENQPYDESLELPETDPGARSPRAGGAGRLRNSRRAGLSAGAAERGSGDRGSGGKEETAAHLPGPATFSEDDDEDDEDSEEDSSESDSEEDSEEQGAPLEGDFNPADFDYLQVSSEIRDLFEYIKRYTPKTIEIEHKLQPFIPDFIPAVGDIDAFLKVPRPDGKPDNLGLLVLDEPSTKQSDPTVLSLWLTENSKQHNITQIKVKSLENAEKNPKAIESWIESITELHRCKPPATVHYSRPMPDIETLMQEWSPEFEELLGKVGLPTAEMSCDLAEYIDMICAILDIPVYKSRIHPLHVLFSLFLEFKNSQHFKPLADGQKGRSPPSNPPSQAAEAEVLSFN, encoded by the exons ATGGCGACggggatggcggcggcggcgcggcgggaaGCGGGGCGGGCGGAG CCCCGCCCGGTGGAGAACCAGCCGTACGACGAGAGCCTGGAGCTGCCCGAGACCGACCCCGGAGCCCGCTCGCCtcgggcggggggcgcgggccGCCTGCGGAACTCCCGTCGGGCCGGGCTGTCGGCCGGAGCGGCCGAGCGCGGGAGCGGCGATCGGGGCAGCGGAGGGAAG GAGGAGACAGCGGCACACCTCCCCGGCCCAGCCACCTTCAGCGAGGATGACGACGAGGACGATGAGGACTCGGAGGAAGATTCCTCGGAGAGCGACTCGGAGGAGGACTCGGAGGAGCAGGGGGCCCCGTTGGAGGG tGACTTCAATCCAGCAGATTTTGACTACCTGCAAGTGTCTTCTGAAATCAGAGATCTCTTTGAATACATCAAGAG gtaCACTCCCAAAACAATAGAGATTGAGCACAAGCTGCAGCCTTTTATTCCAGACTTTATTCCTGCTGTTGGAGACATTGATGCATTCCTAAAG GTTCCTCGTCCCGATGGCAAGCCTGACAACCTTGGCCTGCTGGTCCTGGATGAGCCCTCAACCAAGCAGTCAGATCCCACCGTGCTTTCCCTTTGGCTGACAGAGAACTCCAAGCAGCACAACATCACG CAGATAAAAGTGAAGAGTTTGGAGAATGCAGAAAAGAACCCCAAAGCCATTGAGAGCTGGATTGAAAGTATTACTGAACTGCATCGCTGCAAACCTCCTGCCACAGTCCATTACTCCAG GCCAATGCCTGACATCGAGACCCTGATGCAGGAATGGTCACCAGAATTTGAGGAGCTCCTGGGAAAG GTGGGTCTTCCGACCGCAGAGATGAGCTGTGACCTTGCCGAATACATTGACATGATCTGTG CCATTCTGGACATCCCTGTGTACAAGAGCCGGATCCACCCTCTGCATGTCCTCTTCTCCCTGTTCTTGGAGTTCAAGAACTCACAG CACTTCAAGCCCCTGGCTGATGGGCAGAAGGGCAGGAGCCCACCATCCAACCCACCCTCAcaagcagcagaggcagaggtGTTGAGCTTTAATTGA
- the ARCN1 gene encoding coatomer subunit delta produces the protein MVLLAAAVCTKAGKAIVSRQFVEMTRTRIEGLLAAFPKLMNTGKQHTFVETESVRYVYQPMEKLYMVLITTKNSNILEDLETLRLFSRVIPEYCRALEENEISEHCFDLIFAFDEIVALGYRENVNLAQIRTFTEMDSHEEKVFRAVRETQEREAKAEMRRKAKELQQARRDAERHGKKAPGFGGFGSSAVSGGVTAMITETIIETEKPKVAPAPARPSGPSKALKLGAKGKEVDNFVDKLKSEGENIITSVGKRSAEAAKVLTPPINMESVHMKIEEKISLTCGRDGGLQNMELHGMIMLHISDEKFARIRLHVENEDKRGVQLQTHPNVDKKLFTTESQIGLKNPEKSFPINSDVGVLKWRLQTTEESFIPLTINCWPSESGNSCDVNIEYELQEESLELNDVIITIPLPSGVGAPVIGEIDGEYRHDSRRNLLEWCLPVIDAKNKSGSLEFSIAGQPNDFFPVHVSFISKKNYCNIQVTKVTQVDGNSPVRFSTETTFLVDKYEIL, from the exons aTG GTGCTGTTGGCAGCCGCCGTGTGCACGAAGGCAGGGAAGGCCATCGTGTCCCGGCAGTTTGTGGAGATGACTCGCACCCGCATCgaggggctgctggcagcattCCCAAAACTGATGAACACAGGGAAGCAGCACACATTTGTGGAGACAGAGAGCGTGCGGTACGTCTACCAGCCCATGGAGAAGCTCTACATGGTGCTGATTACCACCAAAAACAGCAACATCCTGGAAGACCTGGAAACACTCCGACTCTTCTCTAGAGTG ATCCCTGAATATTGTCGAGCTCTGGAAGAGAATGAGATCTCAGAGCACTGCTTTGACCTAATCTTTGCCTTTGATGAAATTGTCGCCCTGGGCTACCGCGAGAATGTAAATCTGGCACAAATTCGGACCTTCACAGAGATGGACTCACATGAGGAAAAGGTGTTTCGGGCAGTCAGagag ACACAGGAACGTGAAGCAAAAGCCGAGATGCGCCGTAAAGCGAAGGAGTTGCAGCAGGCCAGGAGGGATGCAGAGAGACATGGCAAGAAGGCACCAGGGTTTGGGGGCTTTGGAAGCTCAGCTGTGTCTGGAGGTGTGACAGCAATGATCACAGAGACCATCATTGAGACTGAGAAGCCCAAAGTGGCACCAGCGCCAGCCAG GCCTTCAGGTCCCAGTAAAGCCTTGAAACTCGGTGCTAAAGGGAAGGAAGTGGACAACTTCGTGGACAAGCTGAAATCAGAAGGAGAAAATATCATTACTTCTGTAGGCAAGCGCTCTGCAGAAGCAGCCAAAGTTCTCACTCCTCCCATTAATATGGAGAG CGTGCACATGAAAATAGAGGAGAAAATCTCCTTGACTTGTGGCCGTGATGGAGGGTTGCAGAACATGGAGCTTCATGGCATGATCATGCTGCACATCTCTGATGAAAAGTTTGCACGTATTCGCCTGCATGTAGAAAATGAAGACAAGAGGGGAGTGCAGCTACAG ACTCACCCAAATGTGGACAAGAAGCTCTTCACTACAGAGTCACAGATTGGTTTGAAGAACCCAGAGAAGTCATTCCCTATTAACAGCGACGTGGGCGTGCTGAAGTGGAGGTTGCAGACTACAGAAGAGTCCTTCATTCCATTGACAA TTAACTGCTGGCCATCAGAGAGTGGGAACAGTTGCGATGTTAACATTGAATATGAGTTGCAAGAGGAGAGCCTAGAGCTGAATGATGTGATCATCACCATCCCCTTGCC GTCTGGTGTTGGTGCCCCAGTGATTGGGGAGATTGATGGTGAATATCGCCACGACAGCCGGAGAAACCTCCTTGAGTGGTGCCTGCCGGTGATAGATGCCAAAAACAAGAGTGGTAGCCTGGAGTTCAGCATAGCAGGGCAGCCAAATGACTTCTTCCCAGTGCACGTCTCCTTCATCTCCAAAAAGAACTATTGCAACATACAG GTTACCAAAGTGACCCAGGTAGATGGGAACAGCCCTGTAAGGTTTTCCACTGAAACCACCTTCCTGGTGGACAAGTACGAAATCCTGTAA
- the TMEM25 gene encoding LOW QUALITY PROTEIN: transmembrane protein 25 (The sequence of the model RefSeq protein was modified relative to this genomic sequence to represent the inferred CDS: inserted 1 base in 1 codon), which translates to MGCARGWPGAALSLLLLLLLSLLALCLAALEEVDPTTAGQPRAVCTLQEGESRTFTCWVPRPVPGATLAWYLSGQKQEVNLSTADTASILTLTGQRPDHQLNCSLTNPTSSETYNTSILLNVQYKPEILQEGTHYQQVRGAGLLLLFVLVQANPPASVTWVNQDGHVMANTSKFLLLGATSYPGLANHSLHIHLSCTAGNLSVSAADSVGITTASLLPTGLLDARVELPVLGVAIGAALALAALLSLGSCAACLACHLPKHVRGPGQAEGNSPPSQRSHCSSSEAPQPQGIHLPRQTRSLPPNLRLSDLAQDEGKTLMCQCSKTRGAXRSCLGEGQMSWLSSLCFPAASPRDGRAGARGEESALLGLENSLVLSKLGFVQLPMSGRIYKVPSMSSDEIWL; encoded by the exons ATGGGGTGTGCCAGGGGCTGGCCGGGGGCTGccctctccctcctgctgctcctgctgctcagcctcCTGGCGCTCTGCTTGGCAG CACTGGAGGAAGTGGACCCCACCACTGCCGGGCAGCCGCGAGCAGTGTGCACCCTGCAGGAGGGCGAGAGTCGTACCTTCACCTGCTGGGTTCCCCGGCCAGTCCCGGGTGCCACACTGGCCTGGTACCTCAGCGGTCAGAAACAGGAAGTCAACCTCTCGACTGCGGACACTGCCAGCATCCTCACCCTCACCGGCCAGCGACCTGACCACCAGCTCAACTGCTCCCTGACCAACCCGACCTCCAGTGAGACCTACAACACCTCCATCCTTCTCAATGTGCAGT ATAAGCCAGAAATCCTGCAGGAAGGCACCCACTACCAGCAGGTCAGGGGTGCTGGCCTTCTGCTACTCTTTGTGCTGGTGCAAGCCAACCCACCTGCCAGCGTCACCTGGGTGAACCAGGATGGGCATGTGATGGCCAACACCTCCAAGTTTCTCCTCCTGGGTGCCACAAGCTACCCAGGGCTGGCCAACCACTCTCTCCACATCCATCTCAGCTGCACCGCTGGAAACCTCTCCGTCAGTGCAGCCGACAGTGTGGGCATCACCACTGCCTCTCTCCTGCCCACAG GTCTGCTGGATGCCCGTGTGGAGCTGCCTGTCCTGGGTGTTGCCAttggagcagccctggccctagctgccctgctcagcctgggctcCTGTGCTGCCTGCCTGGCATGCCACTTGCCCAAGCATGTGAGAGGTCCGGGGCAAGCAGAAGGGAACAGTCCACCCAGCCAACGCTCCcattgcagcagctctgaggccCCGCAGCCCCAGGGTATACATCTGCCCCGCCAAACACGGTCCCTGCCACCCAACCTGCGCCTCAGTGACCTTGCACAGGATGAAGGTAAAACCCTGATGTGCCAGTGCAGCAAGACACGTGGGG CCAGGTCCTGCCTGGGTGAGGGACAGATGTCCTGGCTctcatccctttgcttcccTGCAGCTTCCCCCAGGGATGGAAGAGCTGGTGCTAGGGGGGAAGAGAGCGCCCTGCTGGGACTGGAAAACTCCCTGGTCCTCAGCAAGCTTG GTTTTGTCCAGCTCCCAATGTCTGGGCGCATCTACAAAGTGCCCAGCATGAGCAGTGATGAGATCTGGCTGTGA
- the IFT46 gene encoding intraflagellar transport protein 46 homolog isoform X1: protein MATGMAAAARREAGRAEPRPVENQPYDESLELPETDPGARSPRAGGAGRLRNSRRAGLSAGAAERGSGDRGSGGKEETAAHLPGPATFSEDDDEDDEDSEEDSSESDSEEDSEEQGAPLEGDFNPADFDYLQVSSEIRDLFEYIKRYTPKTIEIEHKLQPFIPDFIPAVGDIDAFLKVPRPDGKPDNLGLLVLDEPSTKQSDPTVLSLWLTENSKQHNITQQIKVKSLENAEKNPKAIESWIESITELHRCKPPATVHYSRPMPDIETLMQEWSPEFEELLGKVGLPTAEMSCDLAEYIDMICAILDIPVYKSRIHPLHVLFSLFLEFKNSQHFKPLADGQKGRSPPSNPPSQAAEAEVLSFN from the exons ATGGCGACggggatggcggcggcggcgcggcgggaaGCGGGGCGGGCGGAG CCCCGCCCGGTGGAGAACCAGCCGTACGACGAGAGCCTGGAGCTGCCCGAGACCGACCCCGGAGCCCGCTCGCCtcgggcggggggcgcgggccGCCTGCGGAACTCCCGTCGGGCCGGGCTGTCGGCCGGAGCGGCCGAGCGCGGGAGCGGCGATCGGGGCAGCGGAGGGAAG GAGGAGACAGCGGCACACCTCCCCGGCCCAGCCACCTTCAGCGAGGATGACGACGAGGACGATGAGGACTCGGAGGAAGATTCCTCGGAGAGCGACTCGGAGGAGGACTCGGAGGAGCAGGGGGCCCCGTTGGAGGG tGACTTCAATCCAGCAGATTTTGACTACCTGCAAGTGTCTTCTGAAATCAGAGATCTCTTTGAATACATCAAGAG gtaCACTCCCAAAACAATAGAGATTGAGCACAAGCTGCAGCCTTTTATTCCAGACTTTATTCCTGCTGTTGGAGACATTGATGCATTCCTAAAG GTTCCTCGTCCCGATGGCAAGCCTGACAACCTTGGCCTGCTGGTCCTGGATGAGCCCTCAACCAAGCAGTCAGATCCCACCGTGCTTTCCCTTTGGCTGACAGAGAACTCCAAGCAGCACAACATCACG CAGCAGATAAAAGTGAAGAGTTTGGAGAATGCAGAAAAGAACCCCAAAGCCATTGAGAGCTGGATTGAAAGTATTACTGAACTGCATCGCTGCAAACCTCCTGCCACAGTCCATTACTCCAG GCCAATGCCTGACATCGAGACCCTGATGCAGGAATGGTCACCAGAATTTGAGGAGCTCCTGGGAAAG GTGGGTCTTCCGACCGCAGAGATGAGCTGTGACCTTGCCGAATACATTGACATGATCTGTG CCATTCTGGACATCCCTGTGTACAAGAGCCGGATCCACCCTCTGCATGTCCTCTTCTCCCTGTTCTTGGAGTTCAAGAACTCACAG CACTTCAAGCCCCTGGCTGATGGGCAGAAGGGCAGGAGCCCACCATCCAACCCACCCTCAcaagcagcagaggcagaggtGTTGAGCTTTAATTGA
- the TTC36 gene encoding tetratricopeptide repeat protein 36 has product MATANDRAVLQTIFNPSTPFGDIPGLDEEEEDVQDEVEAFPLELLDQVRELELQGVSAAESGDISTALERFSEAIRLLPERASGYNNRAQALRLRGDVAGALQDLDAAIRLSRGRGRAACQSFVQRGLIHRLQARDEDARRDLERAARLGSAFARQQLVLLNPYSALCNQMLSEMLGRLRNPDGTGSD; this is encoded by the exons aTGGCCACGGCAAACGACAGGGCCGTCCTGCAGACCATCTTCAACCCCAGCACCCCTTTTGGGGATATCCCAGGGttggatgaggaagaggaagatgtcCAGGATGAAG TGGAAGCTTTTCCATTGGAGCTGCTGGATCAAGTccgggagctggagctgcagggggtTTCTGCGGCTGAGTCAGGAGACATAAGCACGGCCCTGGAGCGGTTCAGCGAGGCCATTCGCCTGCTGCCCGAGCGCGCCTCGGGCTACAATAACCGGGCCCAAGCCCTACGCCTCCGCGGGGACGTGGCAG GCGCCCTGCAGGACCTGGACGCTGCCATACGCCTGAGCCGCGGGCGCGGGCGCGCTGCCTGCCAGAGCTTCGTGCAGCGCGGCCTCATCCACCGCCTGCAGGCGCGGGACGAGGATGCCCGGCGGGACTTGGAGCGCGCAGCGCGCTTGGGCAGCGCCTTCGCCCGCCAGCAGCTCGTTCTGCTCAACCCCTACTCTGCGCTCTGCAACCAGATGCTCTCCGAGATGCTCGGTCGGCTGCGCAACCCCGATGGCACTGGAAGCGACTGA